One part of the Corynebacterium sp. CNCTC7651 genome encodes these proteins:
- a CDS encoding ABC transporter ATP-binding protein translates to MRFPTATGAEVRHEISRQLRGLPQARSRFWLSVLVLSLGAAASMAVPLLLGRVVDVVLDGGDVVGRILWIGIAVSLAAIASAALNAAGFYILSTVAERAIANLREDMVDTALHLPTHRVEEAGSGDLLSRSTDDVAELSSSISDALPAVTSAVFVLIATAITLVGLDPYYLVVPLFAAPAYYLSFRQYLKSAPERYAKERASMAERATRVLESIHGLETLHAFQREDRAQASIGDASYRVVENGYSARSTMMVTQAQMAAIELGMLVAGLAMSYLAVRGGQLTIGEVTGAMMIIIRIKRPMMGIIHTLDTLNSGYASLARIVGVVHNPPPRVPDCGAPPPQGRIDLEDVWFSYDGNWAVRDIDLRVAPGEKVALVGASGAGKSTVAALIAGLRVPDSGLVLIDGTEVTQLSDSERVARLALVSQDVHVFSGTLREDMTVAKPDASDDELCEALDAVGAEWYREFPDGLDTVVGSRGERLDPVQAQQLALARVFLMDPAIVVMDEATAEAGSAGAGALEDAASVITDGRSSVVIAHRLDQAADADLILVMDAGEIVERGTHEELLAVGGRYAKLWGAWSRGRG, encoded by the coding sequence CCCGCAGCCGGTTCTGGCTCTCGGTCTTGGTGCTTTCCCTCGGCGCGGCTGCCTCGATGGCGGTGCCGCTCCTGCTCGGACGCGTTGTTGACGTGGTGCTTGACGGCGGCGATGTTGTTGGCCGCATCCTGTGGATCGGTATCGCAGTATCGCTCGCCGCGATCGCCTCCGCCGCACTCAACGCGGCCGGGTTCTACATCCTGTCCACCGTTGCGGAGCGCGCGATTGCCAACCTTCGCGAGGACATGGTGGATACCGCCCTGCACCTGCCCACGCACCGAGTCGAGGAGGCCGGCTCCGGGGACCTGTTGTCCCGCTCCACCGACGATGTCGCGGAGCTCTCCAGCTCCATCTCGGACGCGCTGCCTGCCGTCACGTCTGCGGTGTTTGTCCTCATCGCCACCGCCATCACGCTGGTGGGCTTGGATCCGTACTATCTCGTAGTCCCGCTCTTCGCCGCGCCGGCGTACTACTTGAGCTTCCGCCAGTACCTGAAGTCCGCGCCTGAACGCTACGCCAAGGAGCGTGCCTCCATGGCGGAGCGCGCCACCCGCGTGCTCGAATCCATCCACGGCCTGGAAACGCTGCACGCCTTCCAGCGGGAAGACCGGGCCCAGGCGAGCATCGGCGACGCGTCCTACCGAGTGGTGGAGAACGGCTACTCCGCCCGCAGCACCATGATGGTCACGCAGGCCCAAATGGCCGCGATCGAGTTGGGCATGCTTGTCGCCGGTCTTGCCATGAGCTACCTCGCGGTGCGCGGCGGCCAGCTGACCATCGGCGAAGTCACCGGCGCGATGATGATCATCATCCGCATCAAGCGCCCCATGATGGGCATCATCCACACTCTGGACACCCTCAACTCCGGCTATGCCTCGCTGGCCCGCATCGTCGGCGTGGTGCACAACCCGCCGCCGCGGGTGCCGGACTGCGGCGCGCCGCCCCCGCAGGGCCGCATCGACCTCGAGGATGTCTGGTTCAGTTACGACGGTAACTGGGCCGTCCGCGACATTGACCTCCGCGTTGCGCCGGGGGAGAAGGTCGCGCTCGTCGGCGCGTCCGGCGCAGGCAAGAGCACGGTCGCCGCCCTCATCGCGGGTCTGCGCGTCCCCGATTCGGGGCTCGTGCTTATCGACGGCACCGAAGTCACCCAATTGTCCGATTCCGAGCGCGTTGCCCGCCTGGCCCTCGTTTCCCAGGACGTCCACGTGTTTTCGGGAACGTTGCGTGAGGATATGACCGTCGCCAAGCCGGATGCCAGCGACGATGAGCTGTGCGAGGCGCTGGACGCCGTCGGAGCGGAGTGGTACCGCGAGTTCCCGGACGGGCTGGACACCGTAGTTGGCTCTCGCGGCGAGCGCCTGGACCCAGTGCAGGCGCAGCAGCTCGCGCTCGCGCGCGTTTTCCTCATGGACCCCGCGATCGTGGTGATGGATGAGGCTACCGCCGAGGCGGGCTCAGCCGGCGCCGGTGCCCTCGAGGACGCGGCCAGCGTGATCACCGATGGTCGCTCCAGCGTTGTCATCGCCCACCGCCTCGATCAAGCCGCCGACGCGGACCTCATCCTGGTGATGGACGCAGGCGAGATCGTGGAGCGCGGCACACACGAAGAACTCCTTGCCGTAGGCGGGCGCTACGCCAAACTCTGGGGAGCCTGGTCGCGGGGGAGGGGTTAA